Below is a genomic region from Rhododendron vialii isolate Sample 1 chromosome 5a, ASM3025357v1.
AAGATCTAGAAAATCATCAGATACAGTTCTTAAGCCTTCCCAGAAACCAGAACTACATCCAAATGATTTTGCTCAGAAGACAGAAGCAGTTTAGTATACAATTTAAAAGACAACCTGATTTAGTCCAAATTATCCCAGCGTGATCGATAATCAGTAAAACCTTATGATACGGCATGTGTATCTTACGATCCGTATCTTCtccttccaaaaacaaaacatatccCACCccgtataattttttaattgaaattccACGTATGCAATGACGTATCCAACAATCACATATCCTGATTCGATAGGTATCCTACGGTTACTCCTTGTAAAAAAAAGTCAGACCATAATTTAAGAAGCGGAATCCAAAATGCATTCTAAATCATTTGATCTAAATTATAATGATGGTGAATGCAAACAATTTAAAGAATAACAAACCTCAATCCATTATTAGGGCTTGAATAGAAGAAAGAACATATAACAATCATGTCTTGCATGAATACACTAAGGgctcttcttctctttccttgACCAAGAAATCAAAAGCCTCAATGCAAATACACCCCACTAGGGAGACTTGGAATCTTTCATCCTaaaaataggttttttttttttttttaatcccctaAACAATGCACATTTTTCCTACTTCGTCCTTGAACAACTAATTTGACGATTTCATCCCTTCAACTTCTAGATCGCTACCTATGTCTTGAATAGATAACGGTTGTGATCATTTTGGACGGAAAACGTTTCACGTGCCTATCACGTGCGATCCTATCCCTAATAACGGGCAAAAATGCCGTTGTACCTGTAAACCAAAAAACCCTCCTCCCTCGCCGCAAAAAAACCCCCTCAATTCTCAATCTTAAAACTTGACTCaacccaagaaaataaaaattaaaacctAAGAAGAAACCAAGATCAACAAACCAAAACCTTGCAAATCAGAACCATAAAACTCAGAAATTTGAATGGAACGAAACCTATAGTCAATCAAAATTGTCTTCTTCGATTTATGACGTTCGGCTACCAGAACCGAACAAAGTGAATGCTCGGACCTCAGGTCAGGCGCCGAACATAGGGCTTTAGTTCGGAAACTCGCGAGTCACGACGAACATAAGGACTTTGTTAGGAAACTTTGCGACGAATTGAAGTGTTCAGGTGTAGAGCTCCAAACGCGAAGCACTTGTTCGTTAGTTGATATGCAAACAAAAGAAGATTGTTCGACCGCGAGCTCCGAAAACAAAGCCGAATCAAACCTTGGCCAATGCTGTGAATTCAGTTCGCTACAAACCTTGGCCAATGCTGTCGTAAtgtcaaacaaaattcaaagaTTGAGACTTCTGTAGATTGAACGAGACGGTGTACACTGGGGACGGGTCAATTGGGGTTATATAATCGATTAATCCGGGGCAACGAAGTCAGGGTCAATTATATGGTCATGAAGTGGTTGGGATGAGGATGTGAAATGCTCCAAATATGGAGTGGGTTGCTGGATATGGAGGGGGGCTGCCGGAATTGGGGATAGGATCGCACGTAATAGTTACGTGAAACGTTTTCCGTCCAGAATGTTCCCAGCCGTTATCGATTGAACGACATAGTTAGCGATCAGGAAGTTGAAGGGATAAAATCATTAAATTGGTAGTTTAGGGATGAAGTAGATAAATGTGCATAGtttaaaagattaaaaaaaaaatataagtctATAATAAAACAAACTGACTAACAAAACCCATTATATTATACTCGACTCTCTAAACAAAACATTtctactttaaaaaaaacacgGATTTTAAGACATAGGTCATTCTTCTCACGTATATCAACTAAGCAGAAATAACTTGTCTAAAAGACCATAAGCTATAGACGAAATTTTTATGGGAAACTCACCGCAGAGTACACAAATAGAAATACACAATAAATACATGCATCAACATAACAAATCCATCACAAAAACTAGAAAGAAGGCGTAATCTCCGCACCACAAACCGAAACAAAACACACATTCAAATGAGGATagttttgttcacccacctTTAAAAAGGGTAAACATTACTCTCTCTGAGATTAGTGGAAATTGTATAGGGCCCACAgaatcaatacacttttttaaaataatgggGGTTAGTTTGTGATAGGACCTAcacaattttcaccaatgagAGGGTAATgtttaaagagggtgaacaaaatcattCACCAATCAAACTAACAATGCATCGAAAAACCAACTACTCGGCTAATTTTAATCTAGGCGTTGGAACTCCGCCTAGTGCCAAATAGTCGACCATCTGCAATAAACCATCAAAAACCTGAAGAaatcgttaaaaaaaaaaaaaggcacggaGATCAAACCAAGATGAGATCGAAGAGCACGCCCTGGTCGACGTTGACGAACTCCTTGTCCCACTTCTTGAGAGCCTCGTCGTCGGCCGCGTCCTTGCCGAGGTCGTTGGCATTGCTGGAGCCAGAGGCCTCGACGTGCTTCCTGCAGTACTCGATGACCTTGGCGAGGATCTTGCTGTTGACGTTGGGGAGGGGGATGGTGTTGTCGGCGCAGTTGTCCTTGATCATGTGCTTGATGGTTTGGGATTTCAGGCCCATGGTCTCCTCAACCTCGAAGGTCTCACCGTCGGAGGATTTCAGGACGATTTTCTTTGGAGTTGACATGGTTTTTGGTTCAGTGTTTGATAACCCTAACCCTTCGTTCATACCATTTGGGTTGTCATTGATGTGGCACCCCATCAGATGCCCCGCAATCTTGGCAGGACCTACGCGCGGTCGAATTAGATTCCTGGAGGGTGGTACAAAGCCTTCCCCACCGCCACCGGCCACGCTAGGCCAGTTCCACACAAACCTACCTGCATTACGAAGGGCAGATGAAACACCCACCCCAGAAGGAATGACAAGAATCACCGTATAGCCGCGTTGACCTAGTATGTGTAGAGCCGGAGCAAAGTCAACATCCCCAGAGATCAGCATGATGGAAGATGGTGGAGGGTTGTCAAGGGCAAAAAGAAACATATCAATCAATATGGCCTTGTCAGCGGCATCTTTTCTCCCATTTGGTACATCTATGAGTTTGACACCAGTTCTTTGGCATCCCTCCCTCAGGTTCCTAGAGAAGACATTAAAATCCCCATAGGCAGAGAACAAGGTAACAGGTCCCTTAATAATCGGATGGACCCGTACGGCCATCCTGATGTTGCCAGCCACGTCTTCTGGGCGTACATCACGAGGGACACGACAGTTCTCAATGTCCCAAAGAATAGCCACAGGACCTTGCGAGGAGTTTCCGCTCTGTTGTGAAGGTGGTGTGTTTGAATTTTCACCATGTGCCCCGCTTTGTTCTGAGGTTCCAGAAGACAACATCAATTCTGATGCACTTGTACTAGCCATCACTCACTTGTCGAAAACTCAAATATTCCTGCTGCTGGACAAGACAAAGAAGTATATATAAGCAACTATACAACAAGGTGCTCCCATCACGAATAAGAAAGATACTAAGGTACAAAGTTCGGGGGCCTTGACAACCCGGCCGCCTTATACTTGGATACAGCCTTTCGGTACCAATTGGCCTACAAGACACACGTTCATCTATTTACCAAGATCACTTCCATGACGCAAACCTAGCTTGCAAAcaaccgatcaaaaaaaaacaaagggactTCCACATCTGCGTAGTTACTACTCTAGCAGTAAACTCAAAGATAATTCCCAAATGCACACACGACATAAGCCACGTACTAGAATTTCAGTTTGAATTATTCTTATTTTCCGTTTCCGCTAAACTAAATGGGCTAAAATCCATGTTTTCCCTCACATCTATTAACTAAAATACTACCATTTAACGAAAATAATTTGACGATTGTCATTAAGGTGTAGTCTAATAATATAGCGGAAAGGCACCCTCCAAAGAAACTGTAAAGATTcacaacaaaaaagaacaaatggaAAAGGGAACCAAAAAGAAGCCATACCTTTGAGAACCAGAACTGAATAGACAAAAACAAGAACTAAtccaaaaagagagaagaaagttaatAAAGATACCTGATTTTTTTTCGTCTAAATTTTCTGATATGCAGCTTCCGATGGagattttactcttcttttctCTGCAAGAAAACTAGATCAACTGAAATCGAGTACCCAGGGAAGAGAGATCACAATTTTCCAAATCTTATATATGTACAGTCACACAAGCAtactatagagagagagagagagagagagagagagagagagttgaagaaGCAGAGCGTGAAGTTTCTTTGGGAGTACGTacgctagagagagagagagagagagagagttgaagaaGCAGAGCGTGAAGTTTCTTTGGGAGTACGTACGCTAGCTGAGATTTTAGGAACAACGCTGctacacagttttttttttttttcggctAAGCTGCTACACACAATTTTTTGCACACAAATAGTGCACAGATTACAGTGTGGGGCCTACTAAAgatttcacacaaatgatccgatcCGTTAATTaaatatgaaatattttttgaaagactgtctcaaaaaatcaactcaatctgataGATATATGttttcgatccaatcatctaacttttcatgaTGATTttcagataatgaaaagttagataatttgATCGAGTACTTATGAgtatcggattaagctgatATTTGCAAAAAcacttgaaaatttattttatatttaatgaaaagTTCGAATTGTTTAAATAAGACCCGTAGTGTGCCTCATACCATAATCTGTACACGATTTGTGTGCACAAATCCGTGTGTAGACTTACTTTTTTATGGAATTGTCTCTCTCTTAGTTTTACAACCAAACAGTTTCAAATTTAATTAACTTTTCTTCCCCCTCATTTTTCCCTATTTTCTCAACCCCAATTCAACTactcacttcatttttttttcgaatGTGAGAgttaaattaaaagaaaagtaCAACAATCAATAACCAGGAATATCTGTAAAATAAATTGTGGAAGAGAtcaattttaattaattaattaattacccTACTTAttggaaaaaaagaacagaaaaggtgtacttaaaaagaaagtggaatGGGCCCTTACTTTACTTtactctccctctcctctcctctcctctctccataCTAGAGACCAGAGGGGGACCACCACACGCATTATAACTCATTAGAGCGTTCACATCAGTCTGttgattttggaccaaattaaccTTCAAATGCTACTTTTCTATTTTAActagttattttttataattacaAAAAATCAAGCTCTTTACTCTTGTTCTCTtcttaattaaaataatataatataataatagGGGTTGgagctttttcttttctttattaaaGTAATGTAAGGCTTCTCCTAAACATGGGAGGCAGTGCAAATAATTGGGGGAccttttgataaaaaaaaataataatagaagGTGGGGCTAAGAATAACagtactccttccatcccaaattttttgtccggtccgcaaaacggagggATAaaatgtaacgacccggattttttccctatttttttttaatacaaatttgaaatgttaaaactaattcaataatcagttagatttattaattaaattacattattatgtgtatatttgatattacaaaaaaaaaaatcgtattcgaAACATATTATACTTTAGAGATATACATTTATCTCTTATCCTTCGTATCTAAACGCTAATTGGAATTCTATTgaaactatatctctctctcctaccgAATTCCACCACCTCTAtacttctcctctataaattcctctctcctctctcacaatacaacactcctagtcctctacaaaaacaaaagaaaaagaaaagagggatcacaccctttcgattttcgtccatatcacgtcccTCTATTCACGGCCTGTTTCCTCGTAGTTGCTGTCgattttaggcctaagtttcttcacaaaagttgtagagggcgtcgagagcttcaatttcgacccaagaatcgCCCAAAACAGTCaagaattgatagagttatcgccaTTCAAAGTTAGGTAAAATTTTCtcggattctgatttccaggcaGATTTAGCGATCCttctaaacttccatttttctactacttagagtggttttcgggcttggacttcttcatgaaagtcgtagagcgtttcaagatcttcgcgaGAGACACAAGAATCATCCGAAACGGCAGATGTTTGGTCAAATTATTCCAGCCCTAATTTGCTGCTAGAATATCAATCTTTCGCCaccaaacgaaaacccaccgAACTCCACCGAATCGCCTTGTCCGGATTAAAGATATTATAATCCTTCTCCTActctctcctaagtatatttagtGTTTGCGTATTGGTGTTTAACATATCAGTGTAGGAAGAATTAATCCCGACGTCGCACGAACAGAATTCGGgatcctcttctttttttttttttgccgtgAACAGTAGTAATACGTAGTGGGTTTTGATTCCTTTTGGAAAAATCACACTTAAACCCTTCTAATTACATTAGTGTGTTATTGCGGCCCAACTAATAGATTAACTTTACTAAAATTCCATTCAACGTCCCCCTAGCGTTTTAAGAGTTATATTTTGGCCCATGATTCACTTTCTTTAGCTATAACCggtgtaacaaaaaaaagaagaagtcatgATTAGTGTTgttaaaattacaaaattgataATTTACGTATTTAAATAATTACTCTCACATTTTGATAACGTAAGGGCATCGGCCCAATCATAAAACGCTATGTGTTTTACTTATTTGCACAATATCAATTGTTATGTTGGCTTTCACGTAGAAACGTATCATGATTATTGATTACGTTATTATGGATTCTTGattgttgtatttgttggatcAGAACTTGGTTCGCTTGGTGGTTTCAAATGAGAATTTTGCAGACGTTGTAATtgttaatgaaaaaggaaaaacagatgAAGGTTGTAGCCTGGTAGGACCTTGAGGGTAGCCTGAAAGACCCGGTGTtgctagggtggccaagcaggacctcagaggttgcctggcaggacctcaggtattgaggatagcctagcaggaccttgagggcagcctgatggacctagaattatgagggtggccaagcaggacctcaagggtagcctggcaggacctcaggtattgaggatagcctagcaggaccttgagggcagcctgatggacctagaattgtgagggtggccaagcaggacctcaggggtagcctgacaggacctcaggtattgagggtagcctagtaagatcttgagggcagcctgatggacctgaATTGAGTGGATAGTCTACTAATACCTCGTGATATTGAAGGTAGCAGGATATTTAAATATGAGTTCGTAAGACGATGGATACTATGGTGCAGGTATAATTATGAAATGTGAGAttcaaaagaaggtaatttaaaGGCTTGCTAATAGATTTACTTATTTAATGCTGGTCGTTCTATTATTTCCATATGAATTGTGATAAGACtgcttagctgtaaagtaaggggttggtagggttaggattattctactgagtgaattatcactcacggatacatttgtatcctggtaaatcgattgcttcggcgatcaatttgccagagtatgcaagattcaatggtggagcagtTTGACACATGAAGAATACTATGGGCGGAgaccgagtatgcttgggatctatatcaagactagagtcgctctgaagttatttcaataaattgctagattttattaaggttaaataattttatttttttttgagtcagtATCTTCCACGAGAAGTCGGCTCAATGCTTGTCAGACCAATGTTTACCTTTGAataaaagttttgtattttcaatttgaGTTGAAATAAAGAAATCCCTATGTTGATACTTCTGTGTTTTTTTGGTTGACTAAAgaaatctttttcaaaaaataataattaatgcTGCCGATATTCGATTAAaatatcggggcgttacataaaaataaaacaatttttgcaagaaaaaatcaaaagtttttcaacaagttactagatatcaatgaagatttttaatttatgaaaaaagtttgaattttttcttcaaaaaattgcattatttttaacacttcattttgcgaaccggacaaagaatttggacgTAGGGAGTATTATATAGAGTGACTAATGAATAGTTCCTCGGCTGACTAAACGAGGAATTGTTCCTCTTTCATATTGCAGGGTCATTATAGCAAGTCTGGTGCAGAGcaaattttggagtttttttggaTTTCCCTCGCTACTTTAGTTTGCATGGATTTTTAACAAGCCTGAGAGCAAATTTACTAGTTGTTGGATAAAAATGCTAATAAacagtgcaattttttttatttacttacatCTTTTTCAACACCACACtaatactatctatttaacctattttctattaaaatatCATTAcctttattttccatttttcttttgtgatgTACAGCTTCAATCTGtcagatgtgagagagagagagagagagagagagagggagggagagaataATAAAGAAATAGTAAAGCTCATGTACAGTCCTTCAATACATTTACCTAAGAATTGTAGCAAAATTAGTTGGTTAGGTACTTTTGCTATTCTAGTAGAGGTGGGTTTTTGGGTTGAGCTCTCTTTTTTACCTACACAAAAGTAAATACAGAAGCCGATGCACTTGCTCTAATACAGATGCTCTTACCTCTCTATCTGATTCACTACAGAAACCATTTTGACTCCTCTCCAATTCATGAGGAATTGGAGGATTCTCTAATTCTAATCTTACAGCTAAGAATATAACATTGAAGATAACTTATGTAAATGGTATGAGGATGAGCACACATAATTAATCCCCCCCCatatagggatggcaattcgaaccgaaccgatgggtaccaaACCGATAAGCAAAATTATCCCAGAACCATAACTAAAATTTTCCCTGTGGGTACGGGTATGGTTGGCACAAAGGATACCCGAATGGGTTTCGGTCCGAATCGAACtagtaaattacaaaattaccccTGCCTATATATTTacgttttagggtttttcaGTCTTATTTTTACTTATCACTTCTCAGTGAGGGTCCTAAGGGAGGCGGCGAAGGCCGAAGGCGAtttcagatctctctctctctctctctctctctctctctctctctctctctctctctctctctctccctccctcctgcTCCTGTTATTCTTTGCGTCGAAGACTCGAACACGAACAGCTCTCGCCTCTCTGATGCTCGAATGCTCGATCATTCAAGAAACCCATATTAGTTCTATTCAAGACCCTCCATTTCTCCAAGGTaatctttctctccctctctctctttctctacacaGAGATAGACATTTAGATTCTCAGAACCCATTTCCTGTTTGCTCTTATTTGGTTTCATTCTTGATTTATGTTTATATACCCATGGATGTCCGATTTAAGTCTTTAAGAGCATCCATTCTTGATTCGGTTACCCATTCGGTTACCCGAAATCCGAATGGCTCGGAAATGGTTTCATTCTTCCCTCCCCATTCGGGGCAAATATGGGCGGAAGTTCgggttcggggatcggggacaGAATACACATTTTCcgccccgaatgccatccctacccacacacacacacacacacacacacacactctctctctctctctctctctctctctctctctctgccattgacaattttttttatgcatcAACTATTTCAACTACTGCTTCATCAGTACTTCATCCattccaaaatgtttgtttgatccataaaataacttaaaaattagtacattttttttcgaaaaaaattctaacttcTTAAACAAATCAAAAGGTTTCACTGTACAGAGTAAATATattgtccaaaaaaattgaaatttttcttgaaaaaagtgtattatttttaagatcCCCTTTTACGaatcggacaaacattttggaatgAGATGAGTAGTTCATAATTTTACCTCCAGAAAACATGGCCGCTAATTGGTTTTTGTTGACCGTGATGATTAAAGATTTGAGAGTTAGGGTTGGGCTATTGCGGGGAAGGGGTAGTGGGCATTAGGGAGGGATTTGTCGGAGGAGAAAAAAGGGGATGGAAGAGGCGGAAAAGAGTGGTGATGGCTAGTGGAGGGTTGGACGGAAATGGAGGGAAGGGGCGGTGATTTTGTCAGGAATAATGAAGGGGAAGTGAAATTATTTGGTGTTTCACTAGATGACAAGGATTATGTGGCCATTAATAATTTTGGCTGTCAAATTTTATAGCGGACATGTGTCGCCTTAACAATAGGACTttgaggatcctccaattcccttaggattggagaggagccaaacTCCATCACACAACCCACCAAACTCCGAAGAGGAGtgttaggaacaaaaaaaattggcaaagaaaagacccttaaagtgtacatgaacggcccAGATTCACTGTGTAGTGCATCTGAGCCATTCATGTACACTTAAAGGTCTTTTCTTAGcctattttctttgcacttagcatttctcaaCTCGGAACCCTCATAAACCCAACTCCATTTCCTTTCCAATTTTCAAGATTTCTCCAATTCAGTGAGCACCCAGATAAGAAAACCCAGTTTACGGggttttcaaaagcgttgaaACTGTGATTTTTGGCCGTATTGGTGGGAAAATTGAAACCCAGTTGAGGTTTTGAGTGGATTTGGGGAATTTAGAGGAAACCCAAATGGAGTGAATGAGTTGGGATTGTTTTGGGGATCGGAGAGATGAGTTGAAGAGTGTTGGGTTGTTGAGCAAGTGTAGTTGGATGAATAAGAAGATAGCGATGTGGGTTTGGATTGACAGAGGAGTCGAAGCATGATTTGTTGGGAGGATACATATTCTGGCGAGGGTTTGCAGATTCCGGCAAGGTTCCGCCAAAATTCACGTAGTTTCCGATCTCTATTTTCTGGTAAATTTCAGTTGGGATTAATGAGGTGTCAAGGATGAGTATAGTCATCCTTGGTTCGAAATATGGGACCAGGTATGGAACTTTGCCATTATCCAACTCTTTTCCCATCACCATTGGAGCCTCAAGTTCTATATTTGGTGTCGTATTATAGATATAGATGCCGAGCAATCGGatttttacaatatttttgtaaaaatacttATCAcctattgtttgatcaaatttgcACAATATtacttattgtttgatcaaattttcataaatattgTGAAAATTAGACTTGCACATGCATCACGTGTGCCATAAGTAAATGTAGGAgttggttttattttattttattttttttgatttgtgaGCAAAAATTGCatgaatgtaatttttttttttaaacaaaaaaaaaaaaaacaaaagccaatCCACAAAACGACCCTACCCTGCCTTTCCCATACCAGTTtaatggaaaaggaaaaggaacaGGAAGCATCTATCTACAAAgcaaaagaagtaaaaaaagaaagtgatactagtagaaaaagaaagtgacaGGTGTGCCATTGACAGGCCGGCCTTGAAAATTTAGAAACTTAAAGcgatttttaaaattaaggCCTTAggttttctataaaaaaaaaaaaatcaatataggTGGTTAATATAAGgtaaaaatattgaacatggtattttagttttgtaatttaactaaaataaaatttttaaatattttataccattaaaaaaaatcaaacataacGAAATACCACTCatatacttcatttttttaactAATCATGTTATTAACTTTAACCATAAGAATGCAAAAGATGTAAGAGCTGTATATTATTTAttcttaaaaggaaaaaaaaaaaggaaaaaaaccttTGTCAAAAGAAAACCTCCTTAGGA
It encodes:
- the LOC131327269 gene encoding uncharacterized protein LOC131327269; translation: MASTSASELMLSSGTSEQSGAHGENSNTPPSQQSGNSSQGPVAILWDIENCRVPRDVRPEDVAGNIRMAVRVHPIIKGPVTLFSAYGDFNVFSRNLREGCQRTGVKLIDVPNGRKDAADKAILIDMFLFALDNPPPSSIMLISGDVDFAPALHILGQRGYTVILVIPSGVGVSSALRNAGRFVWNWPSVAGGGGEGFVPPSRNLIRPRVGPAKIAGHLMGCHINDNPNGMNEGLGLSNTEPKTMSTPKKIVLKSSDGETFEVEETMGLKSQTIKHMIKDNCADNTIPLPNVNSKILAKVIEYCRKHVEASGSSNANDLGKDAADDEALKKWDKEFVNVDQGVLFDLILAAEYLNIKSLQDLTCQTVADMIEGITPEEILNNMSYFTPEEEEVRRENAWAFE